One Pseudochaenichthys georgianus chromosome 4, fPseGeo1.2, whole genome shotgun sequence DNA window includes the following coding sequences:
- the LOC117445966 gene encoding C2 calcium-dependent domain-containing protein 4C-like: MWVLDKIRGSVETSVLRQGDNADRKGVPYSNVLTPDQIPDFFIPPKLVSGTPEPELLQVKPKETLQPSAALEQSNGGGSRKISSPKISSPRSPRLVAKIAGDTKNLLRAANRHIIQIESADDVGDTNADPQSQTAMSLPYVPKTQTPYGFATLKESPHTRRKESLFHCELSSPISSPNTQRKTHGRSSDAGNHLNPADCNSSHMNPYRYFSGGESDTCSSAESSPFSSPLLSRSASLLKIFTQETQAKVVKVKRTFARHSSLSTDECSSAEPSPNIQRRLHGPSFGGAGLSDHHREHTVNLHKGGTMRISANYDAGTSRLLIRVLAAESLYDKHFDIKSINCCVSVYLNPGKMQKQRSNIIKNSRNPVFNEDFFFDSISAVQVKKLSVKFKVVNKGTSLKRDNLLGEREVLLTKLLSGV; encoded by the coding sequence ATGTGGGTTCTGGATAAGATCCGCGGCTCGGTGGAGACCAGCGTGCTGCGTCAGGGCGATAACGCAGATAGGAAAGGCGTCCCCTACAGCAACGTCCTCACCCCGGACCAGATCCCGGACTTCTTCATTCCTCCGAAGCTGGTCAGCGGCACCCCGGAGCCAGAGCTTCTTCAAGTGAAACCCAAAGAGACTCTtcaaccttcagcagcgttggaGCAGAGTAACGGCGGCGGCAGCAGGAAGATCAGCAGCCCGAAGATCAGCAGCCCGAGGAGTCCCCGCCTGGTGGCCAAGATCGCCGGCGACACCAAGAACCTTCTGCGAGCCGCGAACCGCCACATCATCCAGATCGAGAGCGCGGACGATGTTGGCGACACCAACGCAGACCCTCAGTCGCAAACCGCCATGTCCCTGCCTTACGTCCCCAAGACTCAAACACCGTACGGTTTCGCGACGTTGAAGGAAAGCCCTCACACTCGCCGCAAAGAGTCGCTTTTCCACTGCGAGCTCAGCAGCCCCATCTCCTCCCCGAACACCCAGAGGAAGACCCACGGGAGGAGCAGCGATGCGGGGAACCATCTCAACCCCGCCGACTGCAACAGCTCCCACATGAACCCGTACCGCTACTTCAGCGGAGGCGAGAGCGACACCTGCTCCTCCGCAGAGTCCTCGCCCTTCAGCTCTCCGTTGCTTTCCCGCTCGGCCTCGCTGCTCAAGATCTTCACGCAGGAGACCCAGGCCAAAGTCGTGAAGGTCAAGCGGACGTTCGCTCGCCACAGCTCCCTCTCCACTGATGAGTGCAGCTCGGCAGAACCAAGCCCCAACATCCAGCGGCGGCTCCACGGTCCTTCCTTCGGTGGGGCTGGGCTGTCGGACCACCATCGGGAACACACCGTCAACCTGCACAAAGGTGGGACGATGAGGATCAGCGCCAACTACGACGCCGGCACCTCCCGCCTGCTGATCCGCGTTCTGGCCGCGGAGAGTCTCTACGACAAGCACTTTGACATCAAGAGTATCAACTGCTGCGTGTCCGTGTACCTGAACCCGGGAAAGATGCAGAAGCAGAGGAGCAACATCATCAAGAACAGCCGCAACCCGGTGTTCAACGAGGACTTCTTCTTTGACTCCATCAGCGCCGTGCAGGTGAAGAAGCTGTCGGTGAAGTTCAAGGTGGTGAACAAAGGCACGAGTCTGAAGAGGGACAACCTGCTGGGGGAGCGAGAGGTGCTCCTGACCAAGCTGCTCTCCGGGGTGTAA